A section of the Carya illinoinensis cultivar Pawnee chromosome 12, C.illinoinensisPawnee_v1, whole genome shotgun sequence genome encodes:
- the LOC122289120 gene encoding APO protein 3, mitochondrial isoform X3, which produces MKRMVLSEICNLKKRLQFQLHQRVYFSSKAILHGDDSLYADIPKPQRKKAERNPYPTSMKVLIARAKKEREAQKAQPCRMLEDPPDNGLLVPELVEVAHHVYRARHSLLFGLSKLVQLIPLQRCRYCSEVHVGCVGHEIRTCTAPKSGFRNATHVWRKGGVHDLIFFPKSFHLYDRVGKPRVVHDERYSVPRVPAIVELCIQAGLDLEKYPTRRRTKPVYSIEGRIVDFESMIENDGLGRNVYTKENDVLVNSNLRTSIGEMTKNSMSENATNLLDQLYNDGKNLKEMSIRTMDSWFEMISGAKKMMERYNVMTCGYCPEVQVGPKGHKVRICKASKHQSRNGLHAWQEATIDDLVGPNYVWHVRDPGGPALDNNLKRYYGKAPAVVELCVQAGAPVPDMYRSMMRLDVVLPERDEVDLIA; this is translated from the exons ATGAAGCGGATGGTATTATCAGAAATTTGTAACTTGAAGAAGAGATTGCAGTTCCAACTGCATCAAAGAGTGTATTTTTCATCAAAAGCAATCCTACATGGCGATGATTCACTGTATGCTGACATACCAAAGCCCCAACGTAAAAAGGCAGAGAGGAATCCATATCCAACGTCGATGAAGGTTCTGATTGCTAGggcaaaaaaggagagagaagccCAAAAGGCTCAACCTTGTAGAATGCTCGAAGACCCACCTGACAATGGGTTATTGGTTCCTGAGCTCGTAGAGGTGGCACACCATGTCTACCGTGCCCGACATTCCCTCCTCTTTGGCCTTTCAAAACTTGTTCAACTCATTCCTCTTCAACGCTGCAG GTACTGCTCTGAAGTACATGTTGGTTGTGTTGGCCATGAAATCCGAACCTGCACTGCTCCCAAAAGTGGTTTTCGAAATGCTACTCATGTTTGGAGAAAAGGTGGAGTccatgacttgatttttttccCCAAAAGCTTTCATCTTTATGACCGTGTTGGGAAACCAAGGGTTGTGCATGATGAGAGGTATAGCGTACCGCGAGTCCCAGCCATTGTAGAGCTTTGTATACAAGCTGGTCTTGACCTTGAAAAATACCCTACGAGGAGAAGAACAAAACCTGTGTATAGTATCGAAGGAAGAATTGTGGATTTTGAGTCAATGATAGAAAATGATGGACTGGGAAGAAACGTGTATACTAAGGAAAATGATGTCTTGGTAAATTCCAATTTGAGGACCAGCATAGGGGAAATGACAAAAAACTCAATGTCAGAGAATGCTACTAATCTTCTGGATCAATTGTACAATgatgggaaaaatttaaaggagaTGAGCATCAGAACAATGGATTCATGGTTTGAGATGATATCGGGAGCGAAAAAGATGATGGAGAGGTACAATGTAATGACTTGTGGATACTGTCCTGAGGTTCAGGTAGGTCCAAAAGGGCACAAAGTTAGGATTTGCAAGGCATCAAAGCACCAATCTCGTAATGGTTTGCATGCGTGGCAAGAAGCAACGATAGATGATCTTGTGGGTCCCAATTATGTTTGGCATGTTAGAGATCCAGGTGGGCCTGCCTTGGATAACAACTTGAAGAGGTATTATGGCAAGGCTCCAGCTGTGGTGGAGCTGTGTGTGCAAGCAGGTGCACCTGTTCCAGATATGTATAGGAGTATGATGAGATTAGATGTGGTTCTGCCTGAGCGTGATGAGGTTGATCTTATTGCTTGA
- the LOC122289120 gene encoding pentatricopeptide repeat-containing protein At4g33990 isoform X1 — translation MFRVLQTCKGVHPLRFWPFLQACCTFSPAATTSLQFISDGYENENKDLDFKLLFSSCTNVHLAKRLHALLVLSGKAQDIFLSTGLVNLYANLGDVSFARHTFDQIQKKNIFTWNSMISAYARVRRYHEAVNCFYQLLLTSRLQPDSYTFPPVLKACGNMVDGKKMHCWVLKLGFEWDVFVAASLVHMYSRFGFLGVARKLFNNMPVRDMGSWNAMISGFCQNGNAAEALDLLDEMRLEGVKMDPVTVVSILPVCALSDDILVGILVHLYSIKHGLESDVFVSNALINMYAKFGNLGHAQRVFDQMEVRDLVSWNSIIAAYEQNEDPITALGLFKEMQLVRIQPDLLTAVSLASIVAQLSDHRNSQSVHGFVARRGWLMEDVIIGNAVADMYAKSGSVDSARRVFEGLPVKDVISWNTLITCYAQNGLASEAIEFYHMMVAHIEIIPNQGTWVSILPAYSHVGALQQGMKIHGRVIKNCLYLDVFVGTCLIDMYGKCGRLDDAMSLFYQVPRKSSVPWNAIISCHGIHGHGEKALKLFKEMMDDGVKPDHVTFVSLLAACSHSGLVDEGQWCFNVMQEKYGIKPSLKHYGSMVDLLGRAGRLDLAYNLIQNMPIQPDASVWGALLGACRIHGNFELGSIASDRLFEVDSENVGYYVLLSNIYANVGKWEGVNKVRSLARERGLKKTPGWSSIEVNNKVDVFYTGNQTHPRCEEIYEELEVLTAKMKSLGYVPDYSFVLQDVEDDEKEHILTSHSERLAIAFGIISTPPKSTIRIFKNLRVCGDCHEATKFISRITEREIIVRDSNRFHHFKNGICSCGDYW, via the coding sequence ATGTTCAGAGTGCTGCAAACCTGCAAAGGTGTGCATCCTCTTAGGTTTTGGCCATTCCTTCAAGCCTGTTGCACATTTTCTCCAGCTGCTACCACTTCTCTGCAATTCATTTCCGATGGCTATGAAAACGAGAACAAAGACCTtgatttcaaacttttattcTCATCCTGCACAAATGTGCACCTTGCCAAGCGCCTTCATGCCCTTCTTGTTCTATcagggaaagctcaagacatcTTTCTCTCCACCGGACTTGTCAATCTTTATGCCAACCTTGGTGATGTCTCATTTGCTCGGCACACATTTGATCAGATTcagaaaaagaatatttttacttGGAACTCAATGATATCTGCTTATGCTCGTGTTCGACGTTATCATGAAGCTGTAAACTGTTTTTATCAGCTCTTGTTAACCTCTCGCCTTCAACCTGATTCCTACACTTTTCCACCTGTGTTAAAAGCTTGTGGAAATATGGTTGATGGGAAGAAGATGCATTGCTGGGTTCTAAAGTTGGGTTTCGAGTGGGATGTCTTTGTGGCTGCTTCTTTGGTCCATATGTATTCCCGCTTTGGCTTCTTAGGTGTCGCGCGTAAATTGTTCAATAACATGCCAGTTCGGGATATGGGTTCTTGGAATGCAATGATTTCTGGGTTTTGCCAGAATGGAAATGCTGCTGAGGCATTGGACCTTTTGGACGAGATGAGATTGGAGGGCGTTAAGATGGATCCTGTTACTGTTGTAAGTATACTTCCTGTTTGTGCACTATCAGATGATATCCTAGTTGGAATTTTAGTTCATTTGTATTCCATAAAGCATGGACTGGAATCAGATGTATTTGTGTCCAATGCCTTGATTAACATGTATGCAAAATTTGGGAACTTAGGGCATGCACAAAGGGTATTTGATCAGATGGAGGTCAGAGATTTGGTTTCATGGAACTCAATAATTGCTGCATATGAGCAGAATGAAGATCCAATTACTGCGCTTGGACTATTCAAAGAGATGCAACTAGTAAGGATTCAGCCTGATTTGTTGACAGCAGTGAGTTTGGCATCTATTGTTGCTCAGTTAAGTGATCATCGAAATAGTCAGTCTGTTCATGGATTTGTTGCAAGGAGAGGTTGGCTTATGGAAGATGTTATAATTGGAAATGCTGTTGCAGATATGTATGCAAAATCTGGTTCTGTAGATTCTGCTCGCAGAGTCTTTGAAGGACTTCCTGTCAAAGATGTGATTTCATGGAATACCTTAATCACCTGTTATGCTCAAAATGGTCTTGCAAGTGAGGCGATTGAATTTTACCATATGATGGTAGCGCACATAGAGATAATTCCTAACCAAGGTACTTGGGTAAGCATTCTACCAGCATATTCCCATGTAGGGGCCTTGCAACAAGGTATGAAAATTCATGGCCGTGTGATTAAGAACTGTCTCTACTTAGATGTCTTTGTGGGTACCTGCCTGATTGACATGTACGGAAAATGTGGAAGATTAGATGATGCAATGTCCTTATTTTATCAAGTGCCCAGGAAGAGTTCAGTTCCTTGGAATGCCATAATATCCTGTCATGGAATTCATGGGCATGGTGAGAAAGCTCTGAAGCTATTTAAGGAAATGATGGACGACGGGGTGAAGCCAGATCATGTAACCTTTGTCTCTTTATTAGCGGCTTGTAGCCATTCAGGTTTGGTTGATGAGGGTCAATGGTGCTTCAATGTGATGCAAGAAAAATATGGCATCAAGCCTAGTTTGAAGCACTATGGTAGCATGGTAGATTTGCTCGGGCGAGCTGGACGTTTAGACCTGGCGTATAATTTGATACAAAACATGCCTATACAGCCTGATGCTTCTGTCTGGGGTGCTCTTCTTGGTGcttgtagaatacatggaaaTTTCGAGTTGGGTTCGATTGCTTCAGATCGCTTGTTTGAAGTTGATTCGGAGAATGTTGGCTACTATGTTTTGCTGTCAAATATTTATGCCAATGTTGGGAAATGGGAGGGAGTGAATAAAGTGAGATCTTTGGCCAGAGAGAGGGGATTAAAGAAGACACCTGGATGGAGCTCAATTGAAGTGAACAATAAAGTTGATGTATTCTACACTGGAAACCAAACTCATCCTAGATGTGAAGAAATATACGAGGAGCTTGAGGTTCTGACTGCGAAAATGAAGAGCCTTGGTTATGTTCCAGACTATAGCTTTGTGCTGCAGGATGTTGAGGATGATGAGAAGGAGCATATCCTCACAAGTCATAGTGAAAGATTGGCAATTGCATTTGGAATTATTAGCACTCCTCCTAAAAGTACCATTCgtatcttcaagaatctgcgGGTTTGTGGTGACTGCCATGAGGCGACTAAATTCATTTCTAGGATTACTGAAAGAGAGATCATTGTAAGGGATTCAAATCGTTTCCATCATTTCAAGAATGGAATTTGCTCTTGCGGCGATTATTGGTGA
- the LOC122289120 gene encoding pentatricopeptide repeat-containing protein At4g33990 isoform X2: MFRVLQTCKGKAQDIFLSTGLVNLYANLGDVSFARHTFDQIQKKNIFTWNSMISAYARVRRYHEAVNCFYQLLLTSRLQPDSYTFPPVLKACGNMVDGKKMHCWVLKLGFEWDVFVAASLVHMYSRFGFLGVARKLFNNMPVRDMGSWNAMISGFCQNGNAAEALDLLDEMRLEGVKMDPVTVVSILPVCALSDDILVGILVHLYSIKHGLESDVFVSNALINMYAKFGNLGHAQRVFDQMEVRDLVSWNSIIAAYEQNEDPITALGLFKEMQLVRIQPDLLTAVSLASIVAQLSDHRNSQSVHGFVARRGWLMEDVIIGNAVADMYAKSGSVDSARRVFEGLPVKDVISWNTLITCYAQNGLASEAIEFYHMMVAHIEIIPNQGTWVSILPAYSHVGALQQGMKIHGRVIKNCLYLDVFVGTCLIDMYGKCGRLDDAMSLFYQVPRKSSVPWNAIISCHGIHGHGEKALKLFKEMMDDGVKPDHVTFVSLLAACSHSGLVDEGQWCFNVMQEKYGIKPSLKHYGSMVDLLGRAGRLDLAYNLIQNMPIQPDASVWGALLGACRIHGNFELGSIASDRLFEVDSENVGYYVLLSNIYANVGKWEGVNKVRSLARERGLKKTPGWSSIEVNNKVDVFYTGNQTHPRCEEIYEELEVLTAKMKSLGYVPDYSFVLQDVEDDEKEHILTSHSERLAIAFGIISTPPKSTIRIFKNLRVCGDCHEATKFISRITEREIIVRDSNRFHHFKNGICSCGDYW; the protein is encoded by the exons ATGTTCAGAGTGCTGCAAACCTGCAAAG ggaaagctcaagacatcTTTCTCTCCACCGGACTTGTCAATCTTTATGCCAACCTTGGTGATGTCTCATTTGCTCGGCACACATTTGATCAGATTcagaaaaagaatatttttacttGGAACTCAATGATATCTGCTTATGCTCGTGTTCGACGTTATCATGAAGCTGTAAACTGTTTTTATCAGCTCTTGTTAACCTCTCGCCTTCAACCTGATTCCTACACTTTTCCACCTGTGTTAAAAGCTTGTGGAAATATGGTTGATGGGAAGAAGATGCATTGCTGGGTTCTAAAGTTGGGTTTCGAGTGGGATGTCTTTGTGGCTGCTTCTTTGGTCCATATGTATTCCCGCTTTGGCTTCTTAGGTGTCGCGCGTAAATTGTTCAATAACATGCCAGTTCGGGATATGGGTTCTTGGAATGCAATGATTTCTGGGTTTTGCCAGAATGGAAATGCTGCTGAGGCATTGGACCTTTTGGACGAGATGAGATTGGAGGGCGTTAAGATGGATCCTGTTACTGTTGTAAGTATACTTCCTGTTTGTGCACTATCAGATGATATCCTAGTTGGAATTTTAGTTCATTTGTATTCCATAAAGCATGGACTGGAATCAGATGTATTTGTGTCCAATGCCTTGATTAACATGTATGCAAAATTTGGGAACTTAGGGCATGCACAAAGGGTATTTGATCAGATGGAGGTCAGAGATTTGGTTTCATGGAACTCAATAATTGCTGCATATGAGCAGAATGAAGATCCAATTACTGCGCTTGGACTATTCAAAGAGATGCAACTAGTAAGGATTCAGCCTGATTTGTTGACAGCAGTGAGTTTGGCATCTATTGTTGCTCAGTTAAGTGATCATCGAAATAGTCAGTCTGTTCATGGATTTGTTGCAAGGAGAGGTTGGCTTATGGAAGATGTTATAATTGGAAATGCTGTTGCAGATATGTATGCAAAATCTGGTTCTGTAGATTCTGCTCGCAGAGTCTTTGAAGGACTTCCTGTCAAAGATGTGATTTCATGGAATACCTTAATCACCTGTTATGCTCAAAATGGTCTTGCAAGTGAGGCGATTGAATTTTACCATATGATGGTAGCGCACATAGAGATAATTCCTAACCAAGGTACTTGGGTAAGCATTCTACCAGCATATTCCCATGTAGGGGCCTTGCAACAAGGTATGAAAATTCATGGCCGTGTGATTAAGAACTGTCTCTACTTAGATGTCTTTGTGGGTACCTGCCTGATTGACATGTACGGAAAATGTGGAAGATTAGATGATGCAATGTCCTTATTTTATCAAGTGCCCAGGAAGAGTTCAGTTCCTTGGAATGCCATAATATCCTGTCATGGAATTCATGGGCATGGTGAGAAAGCTCTGAAGCTATTTAAGGAAATGATGGACGACGGGGTGAAGCCAGATCATGTAACCTTTGTCTCTTTATTAGCGGCTTGTAGCCATTCAGGTTTGGTTGATGAGGGTCAATGGTGCTTCAATGTGATGCAAGAAAAATATGGCATCAAGCCTAGTTTGAAGCACTATGGTAGCATGGTAGATTTGCTCGGGCGAGCTGGACGTTTAGACCTGGCGTATAATTTGATACAAAACATGCCTATACAGCCTGATGCTTCTGTCTGGGGTGCTCTTCTTGGTGcttgtagaatacatggaaaTTTCGAGTTGGGTTCGATTGCTTCAGATCGCTTGTTTGAAGTTGATTCGGAGAATGTTGGCTACTATGTTTTGCTGTCAAATATTTATGCCAATGTTGGGAAATGGGAGGGAGTGAATAAAGTGAGATCTTTGGCCAGAGAGAGGGGATTAAAGAAGACACCTGGATGGAGCTCAATTGAAGTGAACAATAAAGTTGATGTATTCTACACTGGAAACCAAACTCATCCTAGATGTGAAGAAATATACGAGGAGCTTGAGGTTCTGACTGCGAAAATGAAGAGCCTTGGTTATGTTCCAGACTATAGCTTTGTGCTGCAGGATGTTGAGGATGATGAGAAGGAGCATATCCTCACAAGTCATAGTGAAAGATTGGCAATTGCATTTGGAATTATTAGCACTCCTCCTAAAAGTACCATTCgtatcttcaagaatctgcgGGTTTGTGGTGACTGCCATGAGGCGACTAAATTCATTTCTAGGATTACTGAAAGAGAGATCATTGTAAGGGATTCAAATCGTTTCCATCATTTCAAGAATGGAATTTGCTCTTGCGGCGATTATTGGTGA